In one window of Lewinella sp. 4G2 DNA:
- a CDS encoding family 16 glycosylhydrolase, which produces MRSTFTFLFGLLLAGSLGAQSFVDPTTPSDAVPDFSGMPADWELVFSDEFGADSLDLTKWVMDDSPRSRAPRGNDEGTGYIINEWYWRPDNVSVENGNLVLRVDKVDDGIMHTGSVRSDGLYQSRYGYYECRVLIGQADLGTHTAFWMTSAGQANIDSTGHDGAEVDIFESAWYQDYTKAVIHIDGYAEGTRAANTLRYETPGLHNGEYHTFGMMWTEDEIRIYYDGDLGVRGFDTTETIYGEVNGNERFIPRVAQYLWLSNGASFGTPAAGPAPFMDNFTLAENGVLTRAYFDYVRVWQPPSFGCATPELELENFTPENDGGTVAVINNADASGGSHVRMRDVSPGDNITFEICQNVAGYYTLELTHLAFLNFGTWAASVEVEPDVWVDLPGEIDMYSRESRSRSVVLPEIYLPIGNHRVRFTSTGQNAASSNFFGSFDRLDVSISDLPQTCFGAGPGGSVSLTDIDAEDAILNDAEIQSCATARNGEYVRLSTDNVSSVGFIANVAEAGTYALNVGYMSAIDRQAEVVVNGISLGDQTFTDSGRWCFEGGSPGLFTMEIALEAGDNEILIVRSGPPIFVDYLGVAEICESLALPIDLAYFRAVAQQKSVLLTWATASEVDNDFVAVERSTDGLNFTEIGRRDGAGTRDSQSDYELLDEDPQTGLNYYRLRQFDLDGSVNYSEVITVRFSGEVRSGLKIYPTQVKSGSAITVDLTAAEPSTEARQFTIVDQAGREVSSYQLQSSAVHSLRGLSLPPGLYYLTEVGVPASTTRFVVVR; this is translated from the coding sequence ATGCGATCTACTTTCACTTTCCTCTTTGGCCTGCTCCTGGCCGGATCCCTCGGCGCCCAGTCGTTCGTGGACCCCACAACTCCCTCCGACGCAGTGCCCGACTTCAGCGGAATGCCCGCGGATTGGGAGCTTGTTTTCAGCGACGAGTTTGGCGCTGATTCTCTTGACCTCACAAAGTGGGTAATGGACGATAGCCCCCGCAGCCGAGCCCCACGCGGTAACGATGAGGGGACGGGCTACATCATTAATGAATGGTACTGGCGGCCGGATAACGTCTCCGTCGAGAACGGTAATCTTGTATTGCGCGTGGATAAGGTGGACGACGGAATCATGCACACCGGCTCCGTTAGGTCGGACGGGCTTTACCAGTCGCGATATGGCTATTACGAGTGCCGGGTTTTGATTGGTCAGGCAGACCTGGGCACCCACACTGCTTTCTGGATGACCTCTGCGGGCCAGGCCAATATCGACAGCACCGGCCACGACGGAGCTGAAGTGGATATCTTCGAATCCGCATGGTACCAAGATTACACCAAGGCCGTCATTCACATCGACGGGTACGCGGAGGGGACGCGCGCCGCCAACACCCTGCGCTACGAGACCCCCGGGCTGCACAACGGAGAATACCACACTTTCGGCATGATGTGGACGGAAGATGAGATTCGAATCTACTACGATGGCGACCTCGGTGTGCGCGGTTTCGATACGACCGAAACGATCTACGGCGAGGTCAACGGAAACGAACGTTTTATTCCCCGCGTGGCCCAGTACTTGTGGCTCTCCAACGGTGCGAGTTTCGGAACCCCCGCGGCGGGCCCGGCGCCATTTATGGATAATTTCACCCTCGCCGAAAACGGCGTTCTGACCAGAGCCTATTTCGATTACGTTCGGGTGTGGCAGCCACCCAGTTTTGGCTGTGCAACGCCCGAACTCGAACTAGAGAATTTTACTCCGGAAAACGACGGGGGTACCGTCGCGGTAATCAATAACGCGGATGCCTCCGGCGGCAGCCACGTCCGGATGCGCGACGTCTCACCCGGGGACAACATTACTTTCGAGATTTGCCAGAATGTAGCGGGGTATTACACGCTGGAACTTACGCACCTGGCTTTCCTGAACTTTGGCACCTGGGCGGCCAGCGTGGAGGTGGAACCCGATGTCTGGGTTGATCTGCCCGGAGAGATTGACATGTATTCACGTGAATCGCGTTCCCGCTCGGTGGTGTTGCCCGAGATCTACCTGCCAATCGGGAACCACCGGGTACGCTTTACCAGCACCGGGCAGAACGCAGCATCCTCCAACTTCTTTGGCTCCTTTGATCGCCTGGACGTCAGCATATCCGATCTCCCCCAAACTTGTTTCGGTGCGGGGCCCGGCGGCAGTGTAAGCCTCACCGACATTGACGCAGAAGACGCTATTCTGAACGACGCAGAAATCCAGTCTTGCGCTACCGCCAGAAATGGTGAGTACGTGCGGCTGAGTACGGACAACGTGTCTTCAGTCGGCTTCATTGCCAACGTAGCCGAAGCGGGAACGTACGCACTCAACGTTGGTTACATGTCCGCTATCGACCGCCAGGCGGAGGTTGTAGTCAATGGCATCAGCCTGGGTGACCAAACCTTTACCGACAGCGGCCGCTGGTGCTTTGAGGGAGGTTCCCCCGGCTTGTTCACCATGGAAATTGCCCTGGAGGCCGGTGATAACGAAATCCTGATTGTACGCTCGGGCCCTCCGATCTTTGTGGATTACTTGGGAGTAGCGGAGATCTGTGAATCCCTCGCCTTGCCCATCGATCTGGCATACTTCCGAGCGGTGGCGCAGCAGAAATCCGTACTGTTAACCTGGGCAACCGCCAGTGAGGTGGATAATGATTTCGTCGCGGTAGAGCGCTCTACTGATGGCCTGAACTTCACCGAAATAGGCCGCCGCGACGGAGCAGGCACCCGTGATAGCCAATCAGACTACGAACTGCTGGATGAAGACCCGCAAACGGGCCTCAACTACTACCGCCTGCGCCAATTTGACTTGGACGGCTCGGTTAACTATTCTGAGGTGATCACGGTACGCTTTAGCGGCGAGGTACGTTCGGGCCTTAAGATTTATCCCACGCAGGTAAAATCCGGAAGCGCAATTACCGTCGATCTCACCGCCGCAGAACCGTCTACCGAGGCGCGACAGTTTACCATTGTAGATCAAGCGGGCCGGGAGGTAAGCAGCTACCAACTACAAAGCAGTGCGGTACATTCACTTCGTGGCCTCAGTCTTCCTCCCGGCCTTTATTACCTCACGGAAGTAGGCGTACCGGCAAGTACTACTCGCTTTGTGGTGGTACGTTAG
- a CDS encoding family 16 glycosylhydrolase, whose product MRYSIMLLLALVATTCLTGQNRFVDPATSTNQRPRLPPRYDNQRWELVFSDEFNDGELNPDKWEIVESQESRTPRGTPGVLPINRVDSNGYYVDEWYWRRAMVEESGGRLNLEARKIGPGVMHTGSVRSRHRYQARYGYYECEVRIGTAAQGTHTAFWLQADTQNELGDWGIDGAEIDIFESAWHTDATNVAIHADGYDEHQTTKTFRYRTPGLHDEGLHTFGMLWTPSSIQIFYDGLPARNADGDLIIYSTDNGNGPEPDTSGYFVPRVGEYLWLSNGASFGTPAKGSGNPFVDQFTDHPPGYLTRARFNYVRVWQFPEDRCGEQEMELETFRPSPVDASLTRVDHSQASGGRHLLAYGVQTGGRIAFPMCHNVEGIYTIYLDYIAHPRNGRWVAEIEDGSGNWIPIRSFSMYAASPASQSVRFANVRLGPGNHRIRFRFLGPHRNSQGPGTRGSFDRLRVEYVYDPLDDLPAETAQVQQYAQVADGDEGPVSNDALGSSGIAPVTPASASNANSNANSNVIKIGNNEIQVFPNPVRSHGTITVALSDATTGDYLAPRKFSIIDQTGRVRSQPQFSSGGLHTLKDVNLPPGVYYLSEEGKPENTTRFVVVR is encoded by the coding sequence ATGCGTTATTCTATTATGTTATTACTGGCCTTGGTGGCCACCACCTGCCTTACTGGGCAAAATCGCTTCGTTGACCCAGCAACCTCCACTAACCAGCGACCCCGGCTCCCGCCCAGATACGATAACCAGCGCTGGGAATTAGTCTTCAGCGACGAGTTCAATGACGGAGAGCTCAATCCTGACAAATGGGAAATCGTAGAGAGCCAGGAATCGCGAACCCCTCGGGGCACCCCCGGGGTGCTACCCATCAATCGGGTAGATTCGAATGGTTACTACGTCGACGAATGGTATTGGCGACGGGCTATGGTGGAAGAGAGCGGGGGCAGGCTGAATCTGGAAGCTCGGAAGATTGGCCCCGGCGTTATGCACACGGGGTCCGTGCGATCACGTCATCGGTACCAAGCGCGGTACGGCTACTACGAGTGTGAGGTTCGGATCGGCACCGCCGCCCAGGGTACCCACACAGCCTTCTGGCTGCAGGCCGATACCCAGAATGAACTGGGAGACTGGGGAATTGATGGAGCAGAAATTGACATATTCGAATCTGCCTGGCACACCGATGCAACTAACGTGGCTATTCACGCGGATGGGTACGACGAACATCAGACTACCAAAACATTCCGATACCGAACCCCGGGTTTGCACGATGAAGGGCTCCACACTTTTGGCATGCTTTGGACGCCCTCTTCAATTCAGATTTTTTACGATGGCCTCCCCGCGCGAAATGCCGACGGTGATCTCATCATCTACTCGACGGATAATGGGAATGGCCCCGAGCCCGATACCAGTGGATATTTCGTTCCCCGTGTTGGAGAATACTTGTGGTTGTCCAACGGAGCGAGTTTTGGCACGCCTGCCAAGGGATCTGGTAATCCATTCGTAGATCAATTCACCGACCACCCTCCTGGCTATCTGACCAGAGCGCGCTTTAACTACGTGCGGGTCTGGCAATTTCCGGAGGATCGGTGCGGAGAGCAGGAAATGGAGCTGGAAACATTTAGACCCAGCCCAGTTGATGCTTCCCTAACTCGGGTAGATCATAGCCAAGCGAGTGGCGGTAGGCATCTACTCGCATACGGTGTTCAAACGGGCGGGCGAATCGCTTTCCCAATGTGCCATAACGTTGAGGGCATATACACCATCTACCTGGATTACATCGCCCATCCCCGTAACGGACGCTGGGTCGCTGAAATTGAAGATGGATCCGGGAATTGGATACCTATCCGTTCATTCAGTATGTACGCTGCAAGTCCGGCAAGTCAGAGCGTCAGGTTTGCGAATGTTCGTTTAGGCCCGGGTAATCATCGCATCAGATTCAGATTTCTTGGGCCTCATCGTAATTCCCAAGGTCCAGGAACGAGAGGTTCTTTTGACCGCCTGCGAGTTGAATACGTATACGACCCACTTGATGACTTACCAGCAGAAACTGCCCAGGTTCAGCAATACGCCCAGGTTGCCGATGGCGATGAAGGACCCGTAAGCAATGACGCCCTCGGCAGCTCCGGAATAGCCCCGGTTACTCCCGCAAGCGCCAGCAATGCGAACAGCAATGCCAACAGCAATGTCATCAAAATTGGCAACAATGAGATTCAAGTATTCCCCAACCCAGTCCGGTCGCACGGAACCATTACGGTAGCATTAAGCGATGCTACAACCGGGGATTATTTAGCGCCAAGAAAGTTCTCAATTATCGACCAGACTGGCCGGGTGCGCAGCCAGCCTCAATTCAGTAGTGGCGGTTTGCACACCCTGAAGGACGTCAACTTGCCGCCGGGTGTGTACTACCTCTCCGAAGAAGGCAAACCGGAGAATACGACGCGTTTCGTCGTCGTCCGGTAA